A DNA window from Candidatus Sulfidibacterium hydrothermale contains the following coding sequences:
- a CDS encoding S9 family peptidase produces MKKHFSHVAILFFFAIPSFLFSQTKTSKTFQLKDLRKLVRISSPRISPDGNKVAFITSKPDWKEDKTQQAIRLVNIRTKAMRQLTFHREKLSQLRWSPDGKKLAFLAKDPATKETQLFVMPMNGGDAVCVTRSKTGVDSYAWSPDGKQFAFIAQDTVPNPKAIKHHEDAFRVTDNNYMVRKAVQPWHLWVISSEGGKARQLTHGSWSLGTDQGSMSNPAWTADGKSIVFCRYPDVWEGNAWHSVLGKVDVKSGKITTIVEEEGATHPAFAPGNHTLAFMRPRHGDQNNGFAVYIKQNGKITDATAGLARNINRFIWLPDGKNLLLFAEKGTREVMWKQPVNGKAVLISFPDIFLTGKASVAPNGTLAFTANTPSHPSELYVMKSVNDKPERLTNLNAFVDSLSLAKNESIDWKLDGFHEDGVLTYPVHFEKGKKYPLVLVIHGGPEGASTLRFSPLVQLLAARGFFIFQPNYRGSINLGDAYQHAIYRNTGKGPGEDVMAGLKKVLEKGFIDKTKIGVTGWSYGGYMTSWLIGNYPDVWKAAVSGAALNDWVMDYTIAYYQKGDLYFFGGSPWVKKYWKIWREQSPIEFATKVKAPTLIMGDAGDPNVPIVNSYEMFHALRDNGVTTEFYVYPVNTHFPHDIVRTTDVYRRWIEWMVKYLQ; encoded by the coding sequence ATGAAAAAACATTTTTCCCATGTTGCGATTTTATTTTTTTTCGCAATCCCCTCTTTTCTTTTTTCACAAACCAAAACATCAAAAACCTTTCAGCTGAAAGATCTGCGCAAGCTGGTGCGTATTTCATCACCCCGCATCTCACCTGACGGAAACAAAGTGGCTTTTATCACTTCTAAACCCGACTGGAAGGAAGACAAAACACAACAAGCTATCCGGCTGGTAAATATCCGGACAAAAGCCATGCGGCAGCTTACATTTCATCGCGAAAAGCTCTCGCAACTGCGTTGGTCACCCGACGGAAAAAAACTGGCTTTTCTGGCCAAAGATCCGGCAACAAAAGAAACACAACTCTTTGTAATGCCCATGAACGGAGGTGATGCTGTTTGTGTTACCCGTTCCAAAACCGGTGTCGATTCATACGCCTGGAGCCCGGACGGAAAGCAATTTGCTTTCATTGCCCAGGATACCGTTCCTAATCCAAAAGCCATCAAACATCATGAAGATGCTTTCCGGGTTACAGACAACAATTACATGGTTCGCAAAGCAGTACAACCCTGGCATCTGTGGGTAATTTCCTCAGAAGGAGGCAAAGCCCGGCAACTTACACACGGATCATGGAGTTTGGGTACCGATCAGGGATCCATGTCTAACCCGGCCTGGACAGCCGACGGAAAAAGTATTGTATTTTGCCGTTATCCTGATGTGTGGGAAGGAAATGCCTGGCATTCGGTTCTGGGAAAAGTAGATGTAAAAAGCGGTAAGATAACCACCATTGTCGAAGAAGAAGGCGCAACCCATCCGGCTTTTGCTCCCGGTAACCATACACTGGCTTTTATGCGTCCGCGCCACGGTGACCAAAATAACGGTTTTGCGGTTTATATAAAACAAAACGGAAAAATTACCGATGCCACTGCCGGTTTAGCCCGCAATATCAACCGTTTTATCTGGCTCCCCGATGGAAAAAACCTATTGCTGTTTGCTGAAAAAGGAACCCGAGAAGTCATGTGGAAACAACCGGTAAACGGAAAAGCAGTCCTTATTTCTTTTCCAGATATTTTTCTTACCGGAAAAGCTTCGGTTGCTCCAAACGGAACGCTGGCTTTTACAGCAAACACGCCTTCTCACCCTTCGGAATTATATGTCATGAAATCGGTGAATGACAAGCCGGAAAGACTGACCAACCTGAATGCTTTTGTCGATTCGCTTTCTCTGGCCAAAAATGAAAGTATCGATTGGAAACTGGATGGTTTTCATGAAGACGGCGTACTTACTTACCCTGTTCATTTTGAAAAAGGGAAAAAATATCCACTGGTACTGGTCATTCATGGCGGACCGGAGGGAGCATCCACGCTACGCTTTTCTCCTCTGGTACAATTGCTGGCTGCTCGTGGTTTTTTTATCTTCCAGCCGAACTATCGCGGAAGCATTAACCTGGGCGATGCTTATCAACACGCCATTTATCGCAATACCGGAAAAGGCCCCGGAGAAGATGTCATGGCCGGACTGAAAAAAGTACTTGAAAAAGGATTCATCGACAAAACAAAAATTGGCGTTACCGGCTGGTCGTACGGCGGATATATGACTTCCTGGCTTATCGGCAACTACCCGGATGTTTGGAAAGCTGCCGTATCAGGCGCTGCGTTGAACGACTGGGTGATGGATTACACCATTGCTTATTACCAAAAAGGAGATTTGTATTTCTTCGGAGGTTCTCCCTGGGTAAAAAAATACTGGAAAATCTGGCGCGAACAGTCACCCATTGAATTTGCCACAAAAGTCAAAGCGCCCACACTCATTATGGGCGATGCCGGCGATCCTAACGTACCTATTGTGAACAGTTACGAGATGTTCCATGCTTTGCGCGATAATGGAGTTACCACTGAATTTTATGTTTATCCGGTGAATACCCATTTCCCGCATGATATTGTACGCACCACCGATGTTTACCGGCGCTGGATCGAATGGATGGTCAAATATCTGCAATAG
- the recJ gene encoding single-stranded-DNA-specific exonuclease RecJ produces the protein MEKRWVVKEEADRQMVMRLAEALDISPKLTNLLVQRGVTTFDEAKSFFRPSLDALHDPFLMKDMDKAVDRILQAISRNENIMVYGDYDVDGTTAVSLVYSFLKNIHKRIEFYIPDRYLEGYGISIKGIDTAAEHDVKLIIALDCGIKAIDKVKYASEKGIDFIIGDHHRPGETIPEAVAVLDPKRPDCPYPYKELSGAGVGFKLTQALASKLRISDKKVFAGLDLLAISIAADIVPITGENRILAYYGLQQINTQPRPGVYSILKSSGFEKVTEKTPKVKTVFNREITISDLVFVVGPRINAAGRIKDATDSVRLLISNHEEYAEKLGGEINVLNSTRRDLDSSITQEAIDMINASEKLKKKKTTVLFKEEWHKGVIGIVASRLIEHFYKPTIVLTLADGLITGSARSVKGFDIYDAIDSCSHLLAHFGGHTYAAGLAMKPENLDAFLEEFEAYAEKNLTDEMLIPEIEIDEELFLSDINSKFYRILKQFAPFGPGNMSPLFVSHHLIDTGYAKTVGRNGEARHLKFEVVHRDHSGNPLKAIAFNMGEHCEKMKQGKSFSLCYHLDENTWLGQTSLQLRVKDIRFQEETEE, from the coding sequence ATGGAAAAACGTTGGGTAGTAAAAGAAGAAGCTGACAGGCAGATGGTTATGCGCTTGGCAGAAGCGCTGGACATCAGTCCGAAGCTGACCAATTTACTGGTTCAACGCGGGGTTACCACTTTTGACGAAGCCAAATCTTTTTTCAGGCCTTCGCTGGATGCCCTTCACGACCCTTTTTTAATGAAAGACATGGACAAAGCGGTGGACAGAATTCTGCAGGCCATCTCGCGCAACGAAAACATCATGGTCTATGGTGATTATGATGTGGACGGAACCACCGCTGTTTCGCTGGTTTATTCATTCTTAAAAAACATTCATAAACGAATCGAGTTTTATATCCCCGATCGTTATCTTGAGGGATATGGCATTTCCATTAAAGGAATTGATACGGCTGCCGAACATGACGTAAAACTGATTATTGCTCTTGATTGCGGAATCAAAGCCATTGATAAAGTAAAATATGCCAGTGAAAAAGGAATTGATTTTATTATCGGTGATCATCACCGGCCCGGAGAAACGATTCCGGAAGCGGTAGCTGTTTTAGATCCCAAACGTCCGGACTGTCCTTATCCTTACAAAGAACTTTCCGGTGCCGGCGTGGGTTTTAAACTAACCCAGGCTCTCGCTTCCAAACTTCGCATTTCGGATAAAAAAGTTTTTGCCGGTCTTGATTTGCTGGCAATCAGCATTGCAGCCGACATTGTTCCTATTACCGGCGAAAACCGCATCCTTGCTTACTACGGTCTCCAACAAATTAATACCCAACCTCGTCCGGGAGTTTATTCCATTTTAAAGTCCTCCGGATTTGAAAAGGTAACTGAAAAAACGCCAAAAGTAAAAACCGTTTTTAATCGTGAAATCACCATCAGCGATCTGGTTTTTGTGGTAGGTCCGCGCATCAATGCCGCCGGAAGAATTAAAGATGCCACCGACTCGGTACGGCTGCTTATCAGCAATCATGAAGAATATGCCGAAAAACTGGGTGGCGAGATCAACGTCCTTAATTCGACACGGCGTGATCTTGACAGCAGCATTACCCAGGAAGCCATCGATATGATCAATGCCAGCGAAAAACTAAAAAAGAAAAAAACCACTGTTCTTTTTAAAGAAGAATGGCACAAAGGAGTTATTGGCATTGTCGCTTCGCGGCTTATCGAGCATTTTTACAAACCCACCATCGTACTCACGCTGGCCGACGGTTTAATTACCGGATCGGCCCGTTCGGTAAAAGGTTTTGATATTTACGATGCCATTGATTCGTGCAGCCATCTGTTGGCTCACTTTGGCGGACATACTTACGCTGCCGGACTGGCTATGAAACCTGAAAATCTGGATGCCTTCCTTGAAGAGTTTGAAGCCTATGCCGAAAAAAACCTAACCGACGAAATGCTGATTCCTGAAATAGAAATTGATGAAGAACTGTTCTTAAGTGATATCAACTCCAAATTCTACCGGATTCTGAAGCAATTTGCGCCGTTCGGACCGGGCAACATGTCGCCTTTGTTTGTTTCGCATCATCTGATCGACACCGGCTACGCCAAGACGGTAGGAAGAAACGGTGAAGCCCGCCACCTGAAATTCGAGGTCGTACACCGGGATCATTCAGGCAACCCACTGAAAGCCATTGCGTTTAACATGGGTGAACATTGCGAAAAAATGAAACAAGGCAAATCTTTCAGCCTTTGCTATCATCTGGATGAAAACACCTGGCTCGGGCAAACTTCGTTGCAGCTACGCGTAAAAGATATCCGGTTTCAGGAAGAAACCGAAGAATAA
- a CDS encoding NAD-dependent epimerase/dehydratase family protein, whose product MDTNILVIGSSGQIGSELVMALRKIYGNHHVFATDIKQPTDEIRRSGPFQILDVLDFNNLIHFLVRFKITEIYNLAAVLSGNAEKIPLQAWDINMKALMNTLEAARETGAKKIFWPSSIAVFGPTTPRHNTPQLTVMEPNTVYGISKLAGERWGEYYHKRYGIDFRSVRYPGLISYKTEPGGGTTDYAVEIFFDAIKKGRYQCFLKEDTALPMMFMEDAIKNTIKLMQAKPEQLSLRSAYNMAGISFDPKQLAEEIKKHIPGFTITYKPDFRQAIAESWPASIDDSIARRDWGLETTYDIEKLTAIMLEKIREKLGR is encoded by the coding sequence ATGGACACAAATATTCTTGTTATCGGCAGTTCGGGTCAAATCGGTTCGGAACTGGTGATGGCCCTGCGCAAAATTTATGGTAATCATCATGTTTTTGCTACCGACATTAAACAACCCACCGACGAAATCCGGCGTTCAGGCCCTTTTCAGATCCTGGATGTACTGGACTTTAATAACCTGATTCATTTTTTGGTACGATTTAAGATCACCGAAATTTATAATCTGGCGGCGGTGCTTTCGGGCAACGCTGAGAAAATTCCGTTGCAGGCCTGGGATATCAACATGAAAGCGCTCATGAATACCCTGGAAGCAGCCCGCGAAACCGGAGCAAAAAAGATCTTTTGGCCCAGCTCCATTGCTGTTTTCGGCCCGACAACCCCGCGTCATAATACACCGCAACTTACGGTGATGGAGCCCAATACGGTTTATGGAATTTCCAAACTGGCCGGCGAACGCTGGGGCGAGTATTACCATAAACGTTACGGCATTGATTTTCGCAGTGTACGTTATCCGGGACTGATCAGCTATAAGACTGAACCGGGTGGCGGAACAACAGACTATGCTGTCGAAATCTTTTTTGATGCGATAAAAAAAGGCCGTTACCAGTGTTTTCTGAAAGAAGATACCGCTTTGCCGATGATGTTTATGGAAGATGCCATAAAAAATACCATCAAACTGATGCAGGCTAAACCCGAGCAGCTTTCGTTACGTTCGGCATACAACATGGCGGGAATTTCTTTTGATCCGAAACAACTGGCAGAAGAAATTAAAAAACACATTCCCGGTTTTACGATTACGTACAAACCCGATTTCCGGCAAGCGATTGCGGAAAGCTGGCCTGCCAGCATCGACGACAGCATTGCCCGTCGCGACTGGGGACTGGAAACCACTTACGATATCGAGAAACTGACCGCTATAATGCTGGAGAAAATCAGGGAAAAACTGGGACGTTAA